One genomic region from Leptolyngbya sp. 'hensonii' encodes:
- a CDS encoding arsenate reductase ArsC encodes MKPRLIILCTGNSCRSQMAEGFLRELADDLFDTQSAGMNPAAEVHPLAIKVMSEVGIDISENTCKHLNAFFDEPIDTVITVCSHADQSCPILPASTNRHHFGFPDPATAEGTEEEKLVVFRQIRDDIGRILLAYVAGRRDAL; translated from the coding sequence ATGAAACCTCGTCTAATCATTCTTTGTACGGGCAATTCCTGTCGCAGCCAAATGGCAGAGGGTTTTTTGCGGGAACTAGCTGACGACTTATTTGATACTCAAAGCGCAGGCATGAACCCTGCTGCTGAGGTCCATCCATTAGCAATTAAAGTGATGTCAGAAGTTGGGATTGATATTTCTGAGAATACTTGCAAACACCTAAATGCTTTCTTTGATGAACCCATTGATACCGTGATCACGGTCTGTAGCCATGCGGACCAGAGTTGTCCGATCTTACCTGCTTCAACCAACCGACATCACTTTGGCTTTCCAGACCCTGCTACAGCAGAAGGCACGGAAGAAGAAAAACTGGTGGTGTTTCGCCAAATCCGTGACGATATCGGTCGTATTTTGTTAGCGTATGTTGCAGGCAGACGGGACGCTCTGTGA
- a CDS encoding DUF433 domain-containing protein encodes MKLDRITSNPNRMNGQPCIRNLRLTVRRVIELLATYPDREELHQEFPELEDEDIRQALIFASSYLDDRIIELSNRYETVA; translated from the coding sequence ATGAAACTCGATCGTATTACGAGCAATCCAAACCGGATGAATGGGCAACCTTGCATCCGTAACCTTCGCCTTACGGTTCGTCGGGTGATTGAGCTACTCGCAACTTATCCTGATCGAGAAGAATTACATCAAGAGTTTCCAGAACTGGAGGACGAAGATATCCGGCAAGCTTTAATTTTTGCCTCTTCTTACTTGGACGATCGCATCATTGAGCTTTCTAATCGGTATGAAACTGTTGCTTGA
- a CDS encoding DUF433 domain-containing protein, producing the protein MTNLLERITVNPRQCGGRPCIRGMRIRVTDILDLFVAGLSAEQILEELPDLEMDDLKAALAYASRKLNHPVLVA; encoded by the coding sequence ATGACAAATTTACTTGAAAGAATCACAGTCAACCCCAGACAGTGCGGCGGTCGCCCCTGCATTCGTGGTATGAGAATTCGAGTGACTGATATTTTGGATCTGTTTGTAGCAGGGCTTAGTGCTGAACAAATTTTGGAAGAACTGCCCGATCTGGAAATGGATGATTTGAAAGCAGCACTTGCCTATGCTTCGCGTAAACTCAATCATCCTGTATTGGTCGCATGA
- a CDS encoding type II toxin-antitoxin system VapC family toxin, protein MLDTNIVIALFADEAIVKDNLAQASEVFIPSIVIGELCYGARKSGRVEANLARVDELVAGSTILVCDAQTARQYGEVKNNLRLKGRPLPENDIWIAALALQHDLILVTRDAHFQEVESLQSVAW, encoded by the coding sequence TTGCTCGATACCAATATCGTTATTGCGCTTTTTGCGGATGAGGCGATCGTCAAAGACAATCTTGCTCAAGCCAGTGAAGTTTTCATTCCAAGCATTGTCATTGGCGAGTTGTGTTACGGAGCCAGAAAGTCAGGACGAGTTGAAGCAAACTTAGCAAGAGTGGATGAATTAGTTGCTGGCAGCACAATATTGGTATGTGACGCTCAAACAGCTCGCCAATATGGCGAAGTTAAGAATAACTTGAGGCTCAAAGGTCGCCCATTGCCTGAGAATGACATCTGGATTGCAGCCCTTGCACTACAGCATGATCTGATTCTGGTAACACGAGATGCCCATTTCCAAGAAGTGGAGAGTCTACAAAGCGTAGCATGGTAG
- a CDS encoding DUF5615 family PIN-like protein: MKLLLDQGLPLSAAALLRDANIDTIHVGEIGMSEAEDADIIQRARDEERVVVTLDADFHALLALDVATTPSVIRIRIERLRCHGWVGDLLMWSTRSWQRTGGRSSDVF; the protein is encoded by the coding sequence ATGAAACTGTTGCTTGATCAGGGATTGCCACTCTCTGCGGCAGCGTTGTTACGGGATGCAAACATCGACACGATTCATGTGGGTGAAATCGGGATGTCTGAAGCTGAAGATGCAGACATTATCCAGCGAGCTAGAGACGAGGAGCGTGTCGTTGTTACTCTTGATGCAGATTTTCATGCACTGCTAGCGCTTGATGTAGCAACTACCCCTTCAGTCATTCGGATTCGGATTGAAAGGTTACGCTGTCATGGATGGGTGGGCGATCTTCTGATGTGGTCCACCAGGTCATGGCAGCGGACGGGCGGACGATCTTCTGATGTATTTTAA
- the arsS gene encoding arsenosugar biosynthesis radical SAM (seleno)protein ArsS (Some members of this family are selenoproteins.) codes for MSSPTATLSLKQRQADLSSSQQQQELLQAIELTHTSFNGDFDAALASCGWKTLTPAQLEIFQINVGKLCNMTCRHCHVDAGPDRKEIMSRETIEACLHALDQTEAHTVDLTGGAPELNPHFRYLVEQCVVRGKHVIDRCNLTVLLLPTMEDLPAWLAERGVEVVCSLPHYRQRNTDAQRGHGAFEQSITALKKLNAAGYGQADPNRQLTLVSNPVGAFLSAQQCQLEREWKTGLQKHHGITFDRLITINNMPISRYLEWLEQSGNLQTYMELLVNAFNPGTIPGLMCRNTLSISWDGHLFDCDFNQMLELELQQPGNPRPHIRDFDLDQLAKRHIVTGRHCFGCTAGSGSSCGGSITSCQ; via the coding sequence ATGTCTAGTCCAACCGCAACACTTTCACTCAAACAACGCCAGGCCGATCTATCCAGTTCACAACAGCAACAAGAGCTCCTACAGGCTATTGAACTCACACACACTTCATTCAATGGGGATTTTGATGCGGCCCTTGCATCTTGTGGCTGGAAAACTCTTACACCTGCCCAACTCGAAATTTTTCAGATCAATGTCGGGAAGCTTTGCAACATGACTTGCCGCCACTGCCATGTGGATGCAGGACCCGATCGCAAAGAAATCATGAGTCGAGAGACAATAGAGGCCTGCCTCCATGCTCTTGATCAAACAGAAGCCCATACCGTCGATTTGACTGGGGGTGCGCCCGAACTCAATCCTCACTTCCGCTATCTAGTGGAACAGTGTGTTGTGCGAGGTAAGCACGTCATCGATCGTTGCAACCTTACAGTACTCCTCCTCCCAACCATGGAAGACTTACCTGCTTGGTTAGCAGAGCGAGGAGTAGAAGTGGTTTGTTCTCTTCCCCACTACCGTCAACGCAATACAGATGCCCAACGGGGTCATGGTGCCTTTGAACAATCCATAACAGCGCTCAAGAAACTGAATGCAGCAGGATATGGTCAAGCTGATCCCAATCGCCAACTTACCCTAGTGAGTAATCCTGTGGGGGCATTCCTGTCTGCTCAGCAATGCCAACTAGAACGAGAGTGGAAAACTGGTTTACAAAAGCATCATGGTATTACTTTTGATCGCCTAATCACCATCAATAACATGCCCATTTCCCGCTATCTAGAATGGCTGGAACAATCTGGCAATTTACAAACTTATATGGAATTGCTGGTGAATGCGTTTAATCCAGGAACAATCCCTGGATTGATGTGTCGCAACACCCTATCTATTTCCTGGGATGGTCACCTATTTGATTGTGACTTTAATCAAATGCTGGAACTCGAACTTCAACAACCGGGCAACCCACGTCCTCACATTCGCGATTTTGACCTTGATCAACTGGCAAAGCGACATATCGTCACAGGTCGTCACTGCTTTGGTTGCACCGCAGGATCTGGGAGTTCTTGTGGGGGGTCGATCACCTCATGTCAGTAG
- a CDS encoding HNH endonuclease: protein MNPYYTAIAQRANHRCEYCKAPEVVFNFPFEVEHIAPLSRLGSDDDANLALACRSCNLRKGNHISGLSSRSNVEARFFHPREDHWDEHFQINVESGEVVGVSPIGEVTVEYLEMNSSAQVSARQLWIRLNLFP, encoded by the coding sequence ATGAATCCTTACTACACAGCGATCGCTCAACGCGCAAATCATCGTTGTGAATATTGTAAGGCTCCCGAAGTGGTTTTCAATTTCCCGTTTGAGGTGGAGCATATTGCTCCACTTTCTCGGCTAGGTTCCGACGATGATGCCAATTTAGCCCTTGCTTGTCGCTCCTGCAATCTGCGAAAAGGCAATCATATCAGTGGATTGTCCTCTCGTTCTAACGTAGAAGCCCGTTTTTTTCATCCACGGGAAGACCATTGGGATGAGCATTTCCAAATCAATGTTGAATCTGGCGAAGTTGTAGGGGTAAGTCCCATTGGTGAGGTTACTGTGGAATATTTGGAGATGAACAGTTCTGCTCAAGTTTCAGCACGACAACTATGGATTCGTCTGAATTTGTTTCCATAA
- a CDS encoding DUF5615 family PIN-like protein yields MTTIWIDAHLSPEIATWITSTFGVTAVALRDLGLRDAEDPEIFEAAKAQGVIFMTKDSDFVDLVDRLGAPPQIIWLTCGNTSNAQLREVLSSVLPEALELLRSGERLVEISGD; encoded by the coding sequence ATGACAACGATTTGGATTGATGCACACCTTTCACCTGAGATCGCGACCTGGATTACCAGTACATTTGGTGTAACAGCCGTAGCTTTACGGGATTTGGGACTAAGAGATGCTGAAGATCCGGAAATCTTTGAGGCGGCAAAAGCTCAAGGAGTCATATTCATGACCAAAGACAGCGACTTTGTGGATCTGGTTGACCGACTTGGCGCACCACCACAAATCATTTGGTTGACTTGTGGAAATACATCCAACGCTCAGTTAAGAGAAGTTTTGAGTTCAGTTTTGCCGGAAGCTCTAGAGTTGCTGCGTTCTGGCGAAAGGTTGGTGGAGATTAGCGGCGATTAA
- a CDS encoding ATP-binding protein has protein sequence MVEFPIAIAQALADREDLLMALIDRSGRLLWANQAFCLFNNQVLETLIGQKFFQVLAHNAQHLPQQTYIREQLIKGESFKFEFAYQPESNLTQSWLILDGQPVRASEGIVSQYSLLATDITLRKHAELELQEAKRLLEQINQTLEVRVQERTVALYQEKERAEQAFQQLQQTQLQLIQSEKMSALGNLVAGVAHEINNPVGFLAGNLLPAKDYVQDLFGLIDLYQEKYPATDPDICAEMEAIDLEYLREDLPKLLGSMQEGVNRLKHISTSLRIFSRTDTDRPVLFNIHEGLDSTLLILKHRLKANEARPEIEVMKTYAALPTIECYAGQLNQVFLNLLANAIDAVEEAQQKRSVEMLKANPHRITIRTERSEDGQKVLISITDNGTGMTADVQACVFDQSFTTKEVGKGTGLGLAIARQIVVEKHGGNLYCDSQLGEGTKFVIELPVQRQGDKTSV, from the coding sequence ATGGTCGAATTTCCGATAGCAATAGCGCAGGCGCTTGCTGACCGCGAAGATTTACTCATGGCACTGATTGATCGGTCTGGACGATTGTTATGGGCAAATCAAGCATTCTGCTTGTTCAACAATCAAGTCCTTGAGACGCTGATCGGGCAAAAGTTTTTCCAAGTTCTCGCTCACAATGCCCAACACCTGCCACAACAGACCTACATTCGAGAGCAACTCATTAAAGGCGAAAGCTTTAAATTTGAGTTTGCCTATCAACCAGAAAGCAACCTAACCCAATCATGGTTAATCCTGGATGGACAACCAGTCCGTGCTTCAGAGGGAATTGTCAGCCAGTACTCACTGTTGGCAACCGATATTACCCTTCGCAAACACGCGGAACTGGAGTTACAAGAAGCAAAACGGTTGCTGGAGCAGATCAATCAAACCCTGGAAGTGCGTGTACAAGAACGCACTGTCGCGCTGTATCAAGAAAAAGAGCGAGCGGAACAAGCGTTTCAGCAACTGCAACAGACGCAACTGCAACTGATTCAATCTGAAAAGATGTCAGCTCTAGGCAATCTTGTAGCAGGGGTTGCCCATGAGATTAATAATCCTGTAGGTTTTCTCGCAGGTAATCTGCTTCCTGCAAAAGACTACGTACAGGATTTGTTTGGCTTAATTGACTTATATCAGGAGAAATACCCTGCAACTGACCCAGACATTTGTGCTGAGATGGAGGCAATTGATCTGGAGTATTTGCGGGAAGACTTACCGAAGTTGCTTGGTTCTATGCAGGAAGGCGTGAACCGTCTCAAACATATCAGCACCAGCTTACGAATCTTTTCCCGGACAGATACTGATCGTCCAGTTCTTTTCAACATTCATGAAGGTCTTGATAGTACACTCTTGATCCTTAAACATCGTCTCAAGGCAAATGAGGCACGACCTGAAATTGAAGTCATGAAAACGTATGCAGCTCTACCGACGATTGAATGTTACGCTGGGCAACTGAATCAAGTTTTTCTAAATTTACTGGCAAATGCGATCGATGCTGTGGAAGAAGCGCAGCAGAAGCGTAGTGTTGAAATGCTGAAAGCCAATCCTCATCGAATCACAATTCGCACAGAACGGTCTGAAGATGGGCAAAAGGTTTTAATTTCCATTACAGATAATGGAACTGGAATGACAGCGGATGTGCAAGCTTGTGTTTTTGATCAATCGTTTACGACTAAAGAGGTCGGTAAAGGAACTGGACTGGGGTTAGCAATCGCTCGTCAAATTGTTGTGGAGAAACATGGTGGAAACTTGTATTGTGATTCCCAACTGGGTGAAGGAACAAAATTTGTGATTGAGCTTCCTGTTCAGCGACAGGGTGACAAAACGTCTGTGTAA
- a CDS encoding type II toxin-antitoxin system VapC family toxin — MIGLDTNILVRYLTRDDEPQWQQAATVIQQNQPCFITNIVLCELVWVLRGANYGFRKDEIISVLESMLHSAAFEFEDRSTVDQALQRYKQGKADFSDYLIGAVSRQAGCTETISFDGKLKGEKGFQCLG, encoded by the coding sequence GTGATTGGACTTGATACCAATATCCTTGTTCGCTACCTCACCAGAGATGATGAGCCGCAATGGCAGCAGGCCGCTACCGTTATTCAACAGAATCAGCCTTGCTTTATCACCAATATCGTTTTATGTGAGCTGGTTTGGGTGCTCAGGGGAGCAAACTATGGTTTTCGCAAAGACGAGATCATTAGTGTTTTAGAGTCCATGTTGCATAGTGCGGCTTTTGAATTTGAAGATCGATCAACAGTTGACCAGGCGCTGCAACGATATAAGCAGGGTAAGGCTGATTTTTCTGATTACCTGATTGGGGCAGTATCTCGACAGGCGGGTTGCACAGAGACCATAAGCTTCGACGGGAAATTGAAGGGTGAAAAAGGATTTCAGTGTCTGGGGTAG
- a CDS encoding AbrB/MazE/SpoVT family DNA-binding domain-containing protein, with the protein MLSTTVTDTGQITLPDEIRQHLKLVSGSRVEFVIDEDGQVKIFPLNVAVETLSGILHRPGIQRASLEDMETAISEGASDWT; encoded by the coding sequence ATGCTCAGTACAACAGTTACCGATACCGGACAAATTACGCTTCCCGACGAAATTCGGCAGCATCTCAAGCTGGTGAGTGGGAGTCGCGTCGAGTTTGTCATTGACGAAGACGGTCAGGTCAAAATCTTTCCCCTCAATGTTGCGGTAGAAACTCTATCCGGTATCCTCCACCGACCCGGCATTCAACGAGCGTCCCTTGAGGATATGGAAACAGCCATCTCTGAGGGCGCGAGTGATTGGACTTGA
- a CDS encoding BrnT family toxin encodes MEFEWDESKATANLKKHGVSFKEAETVFDNALAVIFDDEAHSEGERREIIIGHSQKIACC; translated from the coding sequence ATGGAGTTTGAGTGGGATGAGTCAAAAGCAACGGCTAACCTGAAGAAGCACGGTGTCAGTTTTAAGGAAGCTGAGACCGTCTTTGATAATGCGCTGGCAGTTATTTTTGATGATGAGGCTCATTCAGAGGGTGAGAGGCGAGAGATTATTATTGGGCACTCCCAGAAAATCGCTTGCTGTTGA